The following are from one region of the Sandaracinus amylolyticus genome:
- a CDS encoding glycosyltransferase family 2 protein, whose product MSAAASRSRGHPRLGVLSRALRSLRVMRASFFERVLDSDAWVIAERAFRAHRERPIRRAPAPRAPATDLERALEALDAALAVGAVETAATESERVLGELRSASSAGLRSRAIAAAIEVRIALGDRDGAASLAHEHASTLERTARGVTVLDLLGARDATSYWLPDGRANAVAIARDVERGRLDADGVLATMVRRPTVLLRDPQLHLLVANATGEREGARTARALTRVLRAYGLPGVAHAHRSHDLLESLAFEPGAPTHDGPLVSIVVSAYRAERTIRHAMDSLLAQSHRAIEILACDDASDDGTWSILRERYGDDPRVRLFRSRANQGTYNIRNALLERARGELLTFHDADDVAHPARIARQVATLRRTGAESCTTSCVRIDPDGRAVFFRDQSAVRLAVVSLMTTRSAYEAVGPFRRARFGADLELLEDLRLRAPIARDRAPLLLVAWSSTSMTRSAAAQSLEDGYRSPARRAYAELARAKRRGEITSTELDARLRAMGNYAEPSGVDEHRAHGRTA is encoded by the coding sequence ATGTCCGCAGCCGCCTCTCGATCCCGCGGCCATCCGCGACTCGGCGTTCTATCTCGAGCGCTTCGGAGCCTCCGAGTGATGCGCGCGTCGTTCTTCGAGCGTGTGCTCGACAGCGATGCCTGGGTAATCGCCGAGCGCGCCTTCCGCGCACACCGCGAGCGTCCGATCCGACGCGCGCCCGCGCCCCGTGCACCGGCCACGGATCTCGAGCGTGCGCTCGAGGCGCTCGATGCGGCGCTCGCGGTCGGTGCGGTGGAGACCGCCGCGACGGAATCGGAGCGCGTTCTCGGCGAGCTGCGCAGCGCGTCCTCGGCGGGGCTGCGGAGCCGGGCGATCGCGGCGGCGATCGAGGTGCGGATCGCGCTCGGGGATCGCGACGGCGCAGCGTCGCTGGCGCACGAGCACGCGTCCACGCTCGAGCGCACGGCACGAGGCGTGACCGTGCTCGACCTCCTCGGCGCGCGTGACGCGACCTCGTACTGGCTCCCCGATGGCCGCGCGAACGCGGTCGCGATCGCGCGCGACGTCGAGCGAGGTCGCCTCGATGCCGACGGCGTCCTCGCGACGATGGTGCGACGCCCGACCGTGCTCCTCCGCGATCCGCAGCTCCATCTCCTCGTCGCCAACGCGACCGGTGAGCGCGAGGGAGCACGGACCGCACGCGCGCTCACGCGCGTGCTCCGCGCGTACGGGCTCCCCGGCGTCGCGCATGCGCACCGTTCGCACGATCTGCTCGAGTCGCTCGCGTTCGAGCCCGGCGCGCCGACCCACGACGGACCGCTCGTCTCGATCGTCGTCTCCGCCTATCGCGCGGAGCGCACGATCCGCCATGCGATGGACTCGCTGCTGGCCCAGTCGCATCGCGCGATCGAGATCCTCGCGTGCGACGACGCGAGTGACGACGGCACTTGGTCGATCCTTCGCGAGCGCTACGGCGACGACCCGAGGGTCCGGCTCTTTCGTTCGCGCGCGAACCAGGGCACCTACAACATCCGGAACGCGTTGCTCGAGCGTGCACGCGGCGAGCTGCTCACGTTCCACGACGCCGACGACGTGGCGCATCCCGCCCGCATCGCGCGGCAGGTCGCGACGCTGCGTCGAACGGGCGCCGAGAGCTGTACGACCAGCTGCGTGCGGATCGATCCCGATGGGCGCGCCGTGTTCTTCCGCGATCAGAGCGCAGTGCGGCTCGCCGTCGTGTCGCTCATGACCACGCGGAGCGCGTACGAAGCCGTCGGTCCGTTCCGCCGCGCGCGCTTCGGCGCGGACCTCGAGCTGCTCGAGGATCTCCGGCTGCGCGCGCCGATCGCGCGGGACCGAGCGCCGCTCCTCCTCGTCGCGTGGTCGAGCACGTCGATGACGCGGAGCGCCGCGGCGCAGTCGCTCGAGGACGGATATCGCTCGCCCGCGCGTCGCGCCTACGCGGAGCTCGCGCGCGCGAAGCGTCGCGGCGAGATCACGAGCACCGAGCTCGACGCGCGCCTGCGCGCGATGGGCAACTACGCCGAGCCCTCAGGCGTGGACGAGCACCGTGCTCACGGCCGCACGGCGTAG
- a CDS encoding class I SAM-dependent methyltransferase, translating to MARDGLDEIIGDCIPRDHAEQVSSEYYVGKLMAGATRPMRVLDLGCGAGNSVDVFRRHQADVDWHGVDIPDSPEAAQNRRRNDAPFHDYDGIHLPFDEQSFDVVYSNQVFEHVRHPEPLLRDVTRVLKPGGAFIGSVSSLEPYHSFSYWCFTPYGWHTILTDAGLHVRELRPGIDGIALIRRQYLGRPKEASAWFHKSPLNEEIDAWAASTGRKPHLINLAKLRFCGQIVFYAVRP from the coding sequence GTGGCACGGGACGGCCTGGACGAGATCATCGGGGATTGCATTCCGCGAGACCACGCGGAGCAGGTGTCGTCGGAGTACTACGTCGGAAAGCTGATGGCGGGCGCGACGAGGCCGATGCGCGTGCTCGACCTCGGCTGTGGCGCCGGCAACAGCGTCGACGTGTTCCGCCGACACCAAGCCGACGTCGACTGGCACGGCGTCGACATCCCCGACTCGCCCGAGGCGGCGCAGAACCGGCGGCGCAACGACGCGCCGTTCCACGACTACGACGGCATCCATCTCCCGTTCGACGAGCAGTCGTTCGACGTCGTCTACTCGAACCAGGTGTTCGAGCACGTGAGGCACCCGGAGCCGCTGCTGCGCGACGTGACGCGGGTGTTGAAACCGGGCGGCGCGTTCATCGGCTCGGTGTCGTCGCTCGAGCCCTATCACTCGTTCAGCTACTGGTGCTTCACGCCCTACGGCTGGCACACGATCCTCACCGACGCGGGCCTGCACGTCCGCGAGCTGCGCCCCGGGATCGACGGAATCGCGCTCATCCGGCGGCAATACCTCGGGCGCCCGAAGGAAGCGTCGGCGTGGTTCCACAAGTCGCCGCTCAACGAAGAGATCGACGCGTGGGCCGCATCGACGGGGCGCAAGCCGCACCTGATCAACCTCGCGAAGCTGCGGTTCTGCGGTCAGATCGTGTTCTACGCCGTGCGGCCGTGA
- the kdsB gene encoding 3-deoxy-manno-octulosonate cytidylyltransferase: protein MSEPFRVVVPARYSSSRLPAKALAEIAGKPLVVHVWEKAVASGAVEALVATDDARIAEVIERAGGVAMMTSPDHATGTDRLAEVARRRGWSDDAIVVNLQGDEPLVPITLPARLAGALASNARAGIATFATPIHEVREVLAPQVVKVVLDRSGYALYFSRAPIPYARDAFAAGAPSALPAGVPYLRHLGLYAYRAGTLRTLAEAPVATHERAESLEQLRALELGIGIHVSVLDEAPQHGVDTPEDLERVRRAMAS, encoded by the coding sequence ATGAGCGAGCCGTTCCGAGTGGTGGTCCCCGCGCGTTATTCGTCGAGTCGCCTGCCCGCGAAGGCGCTCGCGGAGATCGCGGGCAAGCCGCTGGTCGTTCACGTCTGGGAGAAGGCGGTCGCGTCGGGCGCGGTCGAGGCGCTGGTCGCGACCGACGACGCGCGCATCGCCGAGGTGATCGAGCGCGCGGGCGGGGTCGCGATGATGACGTCCCCCGATCACGCGACCGGCACCGATCGCCTCGCGGAGGTCGCGCGCCGTCGCGGCTGGAGCGACGACGCGATCGTCGTGAACCTGCAGGGCGACGAGCCGCTCGTGCCGATCACGCTGCCAGCTCGACTGGCGGGCGCCCTCGCGTCGAACGCGCGCGCCGGGATCGCGACGTTCGCCACGCCGATCCACGAGGTGCGCGAGGTGCTCGCGCCGCAGGTCGTGAAGGTCGTGCTCGATCGCAGCGGGTACGCGCTCTACTTCAGCCGCGCGCCGATCCCGTATGCGCGCGATGCCTTCGCCGCTGGCGCGCCGAGTGCACTGCCCGCGGGCGTGCCCTATCTGCGCCACCTCGGCCTCTACGCGTACCGCGCCGGCACGCTCCGCACGCTCGCCGAAGCGCCGGTCGCGACCCACGAGCGCGCCGAGTCGCTCGAGCAGCTGCGCGCGCTCGAGCTCGGCATCGGCATCCACGTGAGCGTGCTCGACGAGGCGCCCCAGCACGGCGTCGACACGCCCGAGGATCTCGAGCGCGTGCGACGGGCGATGGCGTCGTGA
- a CDS encoding KdsC family phosphatase: MTLDDVALREKLASVRALALDVDGVLTDGSLTYGADGEVLKTFHVRDGMGMRLVQNEGIAVAVITAKRSPMLVRRLADLKVAHLLDAREDKGVAMAELAATLGVPLASIAFVGDDVFDLPAMRAAGVGIAVADAHPLVREEAAWVTRERGGRGAVREVCDALLDARGRLRAACEELLRR, encoded by the coding sequence GTGACGCTCGACGACGTCGCGCTGCGCGAGAAGCTCGCGTCGGTGCGCGCGCTCGCGCTCGACGTCGACGGAGTGCTCACCGACGGCTCGCTGACGTACGGCGCGGACGGAGAGGTGCTGAAGACCTTCCACGTGCGCGACGGCATGGGCATGCGGCTCGTGCAGAACGAGGGGATCGCCGTCGCGGTGATCACCGCGAAGCGCTCGCCGATGTTGGTGCGGCGGCTCGCGGATCTGAAGGTCGCGCACCTGCTCGATGCACGCGAGGACAAGGGCGTCGCGATGGCGGAGCTCGCCGCGACGCTCGGGGTGCCGCTCGCGTCGATCGCGTTCGTCGGCGACGACGTGTTCGATCTGCCGGCGATGCGCGCGGCGGGCGTGGGGATCGCGGTCGCCGACGCGCACCCGCTGGTGCGCGAAGAAGCGGCGTGGGTGACGCGCGAGCGCGGTGGGCGCGGCGCGGTGCGCGAGGTGTGCGACGCGCTGCTCGACGCGCGAGGTCGGCTGCGCGCGGCGTGCGAGGAGCTGTTGCGACGATGA
- the kdsA gene encoding 3-deoxy-8-phosphooctulonate synthase, which translates to MRLAGFEIGNRLPLFVIAGPCVVESRELCLEVAEAMKAITTKLGVPYVFKASFDKANRTSGTAFRGPGMEQGLAVLEEVRTRVGVPVLTDVHEDTPMDEVASVVDVLQTPAFLVRQTGFIQKVARAGKPVNVKKGQFLAPWDMKNVVEKFRAEGNSQVMVCERGVSFGYNTLVSDMRSLAIMRETKCPVVFDATHSVQQPGGQGTSSGGQSQFVPVLARAAVASGVAGVFMETHPDPSVALSDGPNMWPLGRMEELLGALVEIDRVVKSRPYAEGL; encoded by the coding sequence ATGAGGCTGGCTGGGTTCGAGATCGGCAACCGTCTCCCGCTCTTCGTCATCGCGGGGCCCTGCGTCGTCGAGAGCCGCGAGCTCTGTCTCGAGGTCGCCGAGGCGATGAAGGCGATCACGACGAAGCTCGGCGTGCCCTACGTGTTCAAGGCGAGCTTCGACAAGGCGAACCGCACGTCGGGCACCGCGTTCCGCGGGCCGGGCATGGAGCAGGGGCTCGCGGTGCTCGAAGAGGTGCGCACCCGCGTCGGCGTTCCCGTGCTCACCGACGTGCACGAGGACACGCCGATGGACGAGGTCGCGTCGGTCGTCGACGTGCTGCAGACGCCTGCGTTCCTCGTGCGGCAGACCGGCTTCATCCAGAAGGTCGCGCGCGCCGGCAAGCCGGTGAACGTGAAGAAGGGCCAATTCCTCGCGCCCTGGGACATGAAGAACGTCGTCGAGAAGTTCCGCGCGGAGGGCAACTCGCAGGTGATGGTCTGCGAGCGCGGCGTGTCGTTCGGATACAACACGCTCGTCTCCGACATGCGCAGCCTCGCGATCATGCGCGAGACGAAGTGCCCGGTGGTGTTCGACGCGACGCACTCGGTGCAGCAGCCGGGCGGTCAGGGCACGAGCTCGGGTGGTCAGTCGCAGTTCGTGCCGGTGCTCGCGCGCGCCGCGGTCGCGTCGGGTGTCGCGGGCGTGTTCATGGAGACGCATCCCGATCCGAGCGTCGCGCTCAGCGACGGGCCGAACATGTGGCCGCTCGGTCGCATGGAAGAGCTGCTCGGCGCGCTGGTCGAGATCGATCGTGTGGTGAAGTCGCGGCCCTACGCCGAGGGGCTGTGA
- a CDS encoding polysaccharide biosynthesis/export family protein, translating into MFVRRSISSLLLVSILTASVPVGAQEAPPRAAAAASAAPAAAPSAPPEVMPRPHPFGASLFTGSYAAQRESGLNPDYRVLPGDRVMVNAWGAVTVNEILTVDTQGNLFLPGVGPVHVAGVRNDELTRTVRAAMQRLYRGSFDVYTNLLNASPVAVFVTGGVRRPGRYAGIPSDSVLVFLDQAGGIEPESGSYRRITVLRGGQAIAELDLYDFLLRGQLTTPQFEDGDVVLVGRRGPTVEVQPHALEPVLVELAGEGDATGADVLEVIVPGARVDSVTVRGAREGLPTARTFAVSSFGGVRLRDGDIVSFRQDLQADFIVVRIEGEFLGHGEFAVARGTRLLDLLNYVPVDPELANVGAVSLRRRSVQAQQRQSLQESLDRLERAVLLAQSDTQGEAAIRRQEAEMMRTFVAQARQAQPHGIVVTSTAGRQVNVILEDGDVIVIPPHTNVVRIVGEVMMSQAVMYRPDLSVDQYVRMVGGYTDRANRGHIIVRRANAEIEIGGGDIRLQPGDEVIIPPNVDDKWLQNGIDLAQVIYQLAVAASVVIRTGL; encoded by the coding sequence ATGTTCGTTCGACGATCGATCTCCTCGCTCCTGCTCGTCTCCATCCTGACTGCGTCGGTGCCCGTGGGGGCCCAGGAGGCGCCTCCTCGTGCCGCAGCGGCGGCGAGCGCGGCGCCAGCCGCGGCGCCGAGCGCTCCTCCCGAGGTGATGCCGCGCCCGCACCCGTTCGGCGCGTCGCTGTTCACCGGGAGCTACGCCGCGCAGCGCGAGAGCGGGCTCAACCCCGACTATCGCGTGCTCCCCGGCGATCGCGTGATGGTGAACGCCTGGGGCGCGGTCACGGTCAACGAGATCCTGACCGTCGACACCCAGGGCAATCTCTTCCTGCCCGGCGTCGGGCCGGTCCACGTCGCGGGCGTTCGCAACGACGAGCTGACGCGAACGGTGCGCGCCGCGATGCAGCGCCTCTATCGCGGCTCGTTCGACGTCTACACGAACCTGCTCAACGCGAGCCCCGTCGCGGTGTTCGTGACCGGCGGCGTGCGGCGGCCCGGACGTTATGCGGGCATCCCGTCGGACTCGGTGCTCGTGTTCCTCGATCAGGCGGGCGGGATCGAGCCGGAATCGGGCAGCTACCGCCGGATCACCGTGCTGCGCGGCGGACAGGCGATCGCCGAGCTCGATCTCTACGACTTCCTGCTGCGCGGTCAGCTGACGACGCCGCAATTCGAGGACGGCGACGTCGTCCTCGTGGGGCGGCGCGGCCCGACCGTGGAGGTGCAGCCGCACGCGCTCGAGCCGGTGCTCGTCGAGCTCGCGGGCGAAGGCGACGCGACCGGCGCCGACGTGCTCGAGGTGATCGTCCCGGGCGCGCGCGTCGACTCGGTCACGGTGCGCGGCGCGCGCGAGGGCCTCCCGACCGCGCGCACGTTCGCGGTGTCGAGCTTCGGCGGGGTCCGACTGCGCGACGGCGACATCGTCAGCTTCCGACAGGACCTGCAGGCCGACTTCATCGTCGTGCGCATCGAGGGCGAGTTCCTCGGGCACGGGGAGTTCGCGGTCGCGCGCGGGACGCGTCTGCTCGATCTGCTCAACTACGTGCCGGTCGACCCCGAGCTCGCGAACGTCGGGGCGGTCTCGCTGCGCCGTCGCAGCGTGCAGGCGCAACAGCGACAGTCGCTGCAGGAGAGCCTCGATCGCCTCGAGCGCGCGGTGCTCCTCGCGCAGAGCGACACCCAGGGCGAGGCCGCGATCCGCCGCCAGGAAGCCGAGATGATGCGCACCTTCGTCGCCCAGGCGCGACAGGCGCAGCCGCACGGCATCGTCGTCACGTCGACCGCAGGTCGGCAGGTCAACGTGATCCTCGAGGACGGCGACGTGATCGTCATCCCGCCGCACACGAACGTCGTGCGCATCGTGGGCGAGGTGATGATGTCGCAGGCCGTGATGTACCGGCCCGATCTCAGCGTCGACCAGTACGTGCGCATGGTCGGCGGCTACACGGATCGCGCGAATCGCGGCCACATCATCGTGCGGCGCGCGAACGCCGAGATCGAGATCGGCGGCGGCGACATCCGCCTGCAGCCGGGCGACGAAGTGATCATCCCGCCCAACGTCGACGACAAGTGGCTGCAGAACGGGATCGATCTCGCGCAGGTCATCTATCAGCTGGCGGTCGCGGCCTCGGTCGTGATCCGGACCGGGCTGTGA
- a CDS encoding ABC transporter ATP-binding protein: MSVPVMELQEVTKAYRTNRGPHVVLDRISLAFERNENVGILGRNGAGKSTLLRILGGAEQPDAGRVVRRGRVSWPIGFAGGFHGSLSGEENCRFIARIYDADVDDVVERTRVFAEIGDYFNEPVRTYSSGMRARVAFGLSMAIDFEVYLVDEVTAVGDKPFQERCRQAFAERRAKSSIIMVSHSLGTIADYCTRFVLLVDGRLQVFDDMGLAEKEYRRYAA; encoded by the coding sequence ATGTCCGTGCCGGTGATGGAGCTCCAAGAGGTCACGAAGGCGTACCGCACGAACCGCGGTCCGCACGTGGTGCTCGATCGCATCTCGCTCGCGTTCGAGCGGAACGAGAACGTCGGCATCCTCGGGCGCAACGGCGCGGGCAAGAGCACGCTGCTGCGCATCCTCGGCGGCGCGGAGCAGCCCGACGCGGGCCGCGTCGTGCGCCGCGGCCGCGTGTCGTGGCCGATCGGCTTCGCGGGTGGGTTCCACGGCTCGCTCTCGGGCGAGGAGAACTGCCGCTTCATCGCGCGCATCTACGACGCCGACGTGGACGACGTCGTCGAGCGCACGCGCGTGTTCGCGGAGATCGGCGACTACTTCAACGAGCCCGTCCGCACGTACTCGTCGGGCATGCGCGCGCGCGTCGCGTTCGGCCTCTCGATGGCGATCGACTTCGAGGTGTATCTCGTCGACGAGGTCACGGCGGTCGGCGACAAGCCGTTCCAGGAGCGGTGTCGCCAGGCGTTCGCCGAGCGTCGAGCCAAGAGCTCGATCATCATGGTGTCCCACAGCCTCGGGACGATCGCGGACTACTGCACGCGCTTCGTCCTCCTGGTCGACGGTCGCCTCCAGGTATTCGACGACATGGGGCTCGCCGAGAAAGAATACCGGAGGTACGCCGCGTGA
- a CDS encoding ABC transporter permease → MSWFLRGARVQLRVIAALALRETRTRFGGHALGYVWALAEPLFWVLTFFAMFTFLSRNAPERLDVIGFLTTGIVTYELVMKTQERASTAIAGNRALLFYPQVHTLDLVWARMALEFATYMAVLVLILGTNAMIRGELEIASLLDVLLGLGLATLLGGATGLVLCSLQLVWPTLERVKGPLMRPLFWTSGLFFTAHMLPQRVRDAMLWNPVLQCIELVRGGWFTGYRNDYVDVGYVVAWVIGSWFVALTLERSVRHRIEVS, encoded by the coding sequence GTGAGCTGGTTCTTGCGCGGCGCGCGCGTGCAGTTGCGCGTGATCGCGGCCCTCGCGCTCCGCGAGACGCGTACGCGGTTCGGGGGGCACGCCCTCGGCTACGTGTGGGCGCTCGCCGAGCCGCTCTTCTGGGTCCTGACGTTCTTCGCGATGTTCACGTTCCTGAGCCGCAACGCACCCGAGCGGCTGGACGTGATCGGATTCCTGACGACCGGCATCGTCACCTACGAGCTCGTCATGAAGACGCAGGAGCGCGCGAGCACCGCGATCGCGGGGAACCGCGCGCTCCTCTTCTACCCGCAGGTGCACACGCTCGACCTCGTCTGGGCGCGCATGGCGCTCGAGTTCGCGACGTACATGGCGGTGCTCGTGCTCATCCTCGGGACGAACGCGATGATCCGCGGGGAGCTCGAGATCGCGTCGTTGCTCGACGTGCTCCTCGGGCTCGGGCTCGCGACGCTCCTCGGTGGCGCCACCGGCCTCGTGCTCTGCTCGCTGCAGCTCGTGTGGCCCACGCTCGAGCGCGTGAAGGGGCCGCTGATGCGCCCGCTCTTCTGGACCTCGGGGCTCTTCTTCACGGCGCACATGCTCCCGCAGCGAGTCCGCGACGCCATGCTCTGGAACCCCGTGCTCCAGTGCATCGAGCTCGTCCGCGGCGGCTGGTTCACCGGCTACCGCAACGACTACGTCGACGTCGGCTACGTCGTCGCCTGGGTCATCGGTTCGTGGTTCGTCGCCCTGACGCTCGAGCGATCCGTCCGACACCGAATCGAGGTTTCGTGA
- a CDS encoding KpsF/GutQ family sugar-phosphate isomerase, giving the protein MRLKAAAKALGSETLGSEGTPGDASASSSDRDASGGRSSGVIASAGFPAAGIAGAAIGPSGFAGAGFASAKGVAGGNGLAVVLDAVSRQARDTLRQQAAAIAKLGERLDERFGRAVRMLQGIEGHVVVTGLGKSGHIGRKIAATLASTGTPSFFVHTTEALHGDLGMITSRDAVILISYSGETAELLQLLPYLRRRGVPTVALVGAPDSRLALGADLALDVSVDREVCPHNLAPTSSTLATLAMGDTLAIALMRVRSFREEDFASIHPGGSLGRRLARVGEVALTDGLVFVSPDTAVSECVLALTSSDVGVALVRDENGMIVGMVSAIELQRAMNSVEGCLRASVREIMSVSVPVVDEDTLVLDAEQRIENEGLFALLVLDDEGQPSGILTRARRR; this is encoded by the coding sequence ATGCGGCTGAAAGCAGCGGCGAAGGCGCTCGGGAGCGAGACCCTCGGGTCAGAGGGCACGCCCGGCGATGCCTCCGCCTCGAGCAGTGATCGCGACGCGAGCGGTGGTCGGAGCTCTGGCGTCATCGCCAGTGCTGGCTTTCCGGCGGCAGGGATCGCGGGCGCCGCGATCGGCCCCAGCGGGTTCGCGGGGGCCGGGTTCGCCAGCGCCAAGGGCGTCGCCGGCGGCAACGGTCTCGCCGTCGTGCTCGACGCCGTCTCGCGCCAGGCGCGCGACACGCTGCGCCAGCAGGCCGCCGCGATCGCGAAGCTCGGCGAGCGCCTCGACGAGCGCTTCGGTCGCGCCGTCCGGATGCTGCAGGGCATCGAGGGCCACGTCGTCGTCACCGGTCTCGGCAAGTCGGGCCACATCGGCCGCAAGATCGCGGCGACCCTCGCCTCGACCGGCACCCCCAGCTTCTTCGTGCACACGACCGAGGCGCTGCACGGCGACCTCGGCATGATCACCTCGCGCGACGCGGTGATCCTGATCTCGTACAGCGGCGAGACCGCCGAGCTCCTGCAGCTCCTGCCGTACCTGCGCCGCCGCGGCGTGCCGACGGTCGCGCTGGTCGGCGCGCCCGACTCGCGCCTCGCGCTCGGCGCCGATCTCGCGCTCGACGTGTCGGTCGATCGCGAGGTCTGTCCGCACAACCTCGCGCCCACGAGCTCGACCCTCGCGACCCTCGCGATGGGCGACACCCTCGCGATCGCGCTGATGCGGGTGCGCAGCTTCCGCGAGGAGGACTTCGCGAGCATCCATCCGGGCGGCAGTCTCGGGCGTCGGCTCGCGCGTGTCGGTGAGGTCGCGCTCACCGACGGTCTCGTCTTCGTCAGCCCCGACACGGCCGTGAGCGAGTGCGTGCTCGCCCTCACGTCGAGCGACGTCGGCGTCGCGCTGGTCCGCGACGAGAACGGGATGATCGTCGGGATGGTCTCGGCGATCGAGCTGCAGCGCGCGATGAACAGCGTCGAGGGCTGCCTGCGCGCGTCGGTGCGCGAGATCATGAGCGTCAGCGTCCCGGTCGTGGACGAGGACACGCTCGTCCTCGACGCCGAGCAGCGGATCGAGAACGAAGGACTGTTCGCGCTCCTGGTGCTCGACGACGAGGGCCAGCCGAGCGGCATCCTCACGCGCGCTCGCAGGCGCTAG